A window of the Hypomesus transpacificus isolate Combined female chromosome 10, fHypTra1, whole genome shotgun sequence genome harbors these coding sequences:
- the odr4 gene encoding protein odr-4 homolog: MGRGYIVEEIVQKYLFNLTAAGATSVTGLLIGQSAPQRDYVVLAARTPPRDQTGEERGQASSATAAGTSLDHETDVEWVSEHARQVSRMLPGGLSVVGVFLLTPPEGAKEAQNTLRRLVFAVDKLISGCRLWSLSEDDVTDRVTLHICSTTRKMVCRTFDVGDPKSSAKPADWKPQAGVCVSWPVVTCSVDVDLLIPLAHTHSPGDVESCMKAGLQTWAQQIERGVCLLNGRVMSDDSELGGGGGGGGQKKNTKAVQQTFRAQILVKTAAPPPEPGPAQVEACGGVARLGGVVSCRAFLHSNKPRARQAAQVIKRDVIATVTTRVEMLLEDHLMSEGGDGGLAGDQQQLPVRVFAAAPCGGVCVCDYMFADEGLADVSERIREMLDWDTPPEDLEVTQEVRSEPCSMSSEEADLHNVMTPTTSMTPQAPPPDHPQKESSLQYYAGVAMATAVALLATATSLLYLSD; encoded by the exons ATGGGGCGTGGCTACATTGTGGAGGAGATAGTGCAAAAGTACCTGTTCAACCTCACAGCTGCAGGAGCGACCAGCGTGACCGGACTGCTGATCGGACAG AGCGCCCCCCAGAGGGACTACGTGGTACTGGCAGCCAGGACCCCTCCGAGGGACCAGACCGGAGAGGAGCGGGGCCAAGCGTCCAGCGCCACAGCAGCTGGAACATCATTGGACCATGAGACGGATGTGGAGTGGGTGTCAGAGCACGCTCGTCAG GTCTCCAGGATGTTGCCGGGGGGCCTGTCTGTAGTGGGAGtgttcctcctcaccccccctgagGGGGCTAAGGAGGCGCAGAACACGCTCCGacgg ctggtgttTGCGGTGGACAAGCTCATCTCTGGCTGTCGTCTGTGGAGCCTGTCAGAGGATGATGTCACTGACAGAGTCACACTTCACATCTGCTCCACAACTAGGAA AATGGTCTGTAGAACGTTTGATGTAGGAGACCCAAAG AGCTCAGCCAAGCCTGCTGATTGGAAGCCCCaggcaggcgtgtgtgtgtcgtggcCCGTGGTGACGTGTAGTGTGGATGTGGACCTTCTGATTCCcctggcgcacacacactctcctgggGACGTGGAGAGCTGCATGAAg gcagggctccagacctGGGCTCAGCAGATAGAGcgaggtgtgtgtctgctgaaCGGCAGAGTGATGTCTGATGACTcggagctgggaggaggaggaggaggaggagggcag aagaaaAACACGAAAGCCGTCCAGCAGACCTTCAGAGCCCAGATCTTGGTCAAAACG gcggcccctcctccagagccagGCCCAGCCCAGGTGGAGGCGTGTGGGGGCGTGGCCAGACTGGGGGGCGTGGTCAGCTGCAGAGCCTTCCTCCACAGCAACAAACCCAGAGCCAGGCAGGCTGCAcag GTTATAAAGAGAGACGTCATCGCCACGGTGACCACCAGGGTGGAGATGCTGCTGGAGGACCACTTGATGAGCGAGGGGGGCGACGGAG ggttagCAGGGGACCAGCAGCAGCTTCCTGTCAGGGTGTTTGCTGCGGCGCCgtgcggaggtgtgtgtgtgtgcgactacATGTTTGCCGACGAGGGATTGGCTGACGTGAGCGAGCGAATCAGAGAGATGCTGGACTGGGACACGCCCCCGGAGGACTTGGAGGTCACACAGGAAGTCAGATCAG agCCCTGCTCTATGAGCTCAGAGGAAGCAGATCTTCACAATGTCATGACCCCGACGACCTCCATGACCccacaggccccgccccctgacCACCCCCAGAAAGAGAGTTCCTTACAGTACTACGCTG GTGTCGCCATGGCAACGGCCGTCGCCCTCCTCGCCACGGCAACATCACTGCTGTACCTCAGTGACTAA
- the pdca gene encoding phosducin a → MSGSPTEEQEASGVKTGPKGVINDWRRFKLDSVDQTLPPSKRELLRQMSSPQTDDLKDKLNRKMSAQEYELIQEEDEHCLRRYRKQCMQDMHERLSFGPKFDTVHELESGDAFLEVIEKEHRLTLVIVQIYAHGVPGCEELNSCLDCLATEYPSVKFCRITAVATGAGERFPEDVLPTLLVYKAGELLGNFVAVTKHLNEEFFATDVEAFLNEYGLLPDKELTCPDEEEEGGGAQVE, encoded by the exons ATGTCCGGCAGTCCCACTGAGGAGCAGGAGGCATCTGGGGTGAAGACAG gccctAAGGGAGTGATAAACGACTGGCGCAGGTTCAAGCTGGACAGTGTGGACCAGACGCTGCCCCCCAGTAAGAGAGAGCTGCTGAGGCAGATGTCCAGCCCCCAGACCGACGACCTCAAGGACAAACTCAACCGCAAG aTGAGTGCTCAGGAGTATGAGTTGATCCAGGAGGAGGATGAGCACTGCCTGCGGCGCTACAGGAAGCAGTGCATGCAGGACATGCACGAGCGCCTCAGCTTCGGGCCCAAGTTCGACACGGTCCATGAGCTGGAAAGCGGCGACGCCTTTCTGGAGGTGATAGAGAAGGAGCACCGCCTCACCCTGGTCATAGTCCAGATCTACGCCCACGGCGTCCCAGGCTGCGAGGAGCTCAACTCCTGCCTGGACTGCCTGGCCACAGAGTACCCCAGCGTCAAGTTCTGCCGCATCACGGCTGTTGCCACGGGCGCCGGCGAGCGTTTCCCTGAAGACGTGCTGCCCACCCTGCTGGTGTACAAGGCCGGCGAGTTGCTAGGCAACTTCGTGGCGGTGACGAAGCACCTGAACGAGGAGTTCTTTGCCACGGAcgtggaggccttcctgaacgAGTACGGCCTGCTGCCAGACAAGGAGCTCACCTGCcctgacgaggaggaggaggggggcggggcccaggtcgagtag